aatacattaattatgctgcattatcataaaatagatCTTATAGTAGcacatttaaatgcaaaaccacttaattattaattgtactGATATAAGTAGTCAACTCACtgtattactattatttttatgcataATTTACAATTCTTTCTTTTGCTCTTTGATTAAATtctgaatattttcaattctatGCAACAAAGTTGGATGTGAATGGTACCAGGCTGAGTAAAGTTTGTCGTAGATCGGGAAATCCAAATTATCTTTCCCTAACTTAATGAGAGCAGATCTCAGTTCCTTAGAATAATTAAGGGAAACTGCAAAGTTATCAGCTTCAAACTCAAATTTTCTAGATAAAGCTGTTGCAAAGAATGACAAAAGTGAATTGTACGGTGCAAGAATAAGTTGTAAGACAACAATCAGTCCAATAATAATTGGTTCCTGGCCTTGAGGGAATCCTAAAGCCATATATAACATGGAATATCTGAAAAGAGCCCCAAATGCTGTAAATAGAAGAAGTAAGTTAACTTCAGTTAGAGCTATGGATTTATAAATGTGGCTACAACTCCAGTGACCAAGTTCATGTGCTAAAACACCCAAAATTTCACTTTCCGTACAGCCCGTTGTAACTTTTTTATCTTCATCTACTTTCTCTAGTAaagtatcaaataaaacaattcttttaGCACCAAACAGACCACTGAAATATGCATTACTATGAGCCGATCTCTTGGAACCTTCCACAATGTATATCTGAGTAAGAGgaaatttaagttttgatgCTAGATTCTCTATCGCGGTTCTCAGAGATCCATCAGATAGAGgaacaaatttatcaaacaaaGGTGCTATTACTGAAGGGTAAAGCATTAGCAATAACAAAGTAGTCACAGTGGTAAATAGCCATAACCAAACTACAAACATTTTACCACCAagca
This genomic window from Danaus plexippus chromosome 14, MEX_DaPlex, whole genome shotgun sequence contains:
- the LOC116769476 gene encoding CAAX prenyl protease 1 homolog, translated to MDENILLFLILSFSWIEYLWELYLSLRQRKIYKTNKNIPEDLKTMLNEEQFEKARIYGIDKTNLKIAKEFYSMTITSIILYKRWISVAWQKSEGIAEIFNVSPKQEILISCTFMTFVTLFNFVTNMPFSIYGTFVLEQKHGFNKQTVGFFIKDQLKSLVLSLVITLPVVSMAIYIIMLGGKMFVVWLWLFTTVTTLLLLMLYPSVIAPLFDKFVPLSDGSLRTAIENLASKLKFPLTQIYIVEGSKRSAHSNAYFSGLFGAKRIVLFDTLLEKVDEDKKVTTGCTESEILGVLAHELGHWSCSHIYKSIALTEVNLLLLFTAFGALFRYSMLYMALGFPQGQEPIIIGLIVVLQLILAPYNSLLSFFATALSRKFEFEADNFAVSLNYSKELRSALIKLGKDNLDFPIYDKLYSAWYHSHPTLLHRIENIQNLIKEQKKEL